Proteins encoded by one window of Streptacidiphilus sp. PB12-B1b:
- a CDS encoding site-specific integrase: MFVTVLSEKWPVLDRHARAAEWLQIWSDLGRAPRTIDAYARGLGEFLLACERDGNDPERVNRSHIAAFVRELRTRPSRGGSNVLALDSGAGLSNATLQQRLVPVRLFFDFLVEEGVRESNPVGRGRYTPGRAGGTGVARGLVPRMVKLPWIPAEAEWLQVLDVFRAEPIRNRLMLAVAYDAALRREELCSLRTDDIDPAHRMLRVRAETTKTRQERMVPYSASTGVLLGEYLRHRATLSRARGPLFLSESRRNAAQPLTLWTWSKVVRRIALDAEVPRFSTHTTRHLCLTDLARMGWELHAIATFAGHRSPESTLRYIHLSGRELSARLNASMSHLHAWRIEMLTGTERNAR, translated from the coding sequence ATGTTCGTGACGGTGTTGTCGGAGAAGTGGCCGGTCTTGGACCGGCATGCGCGGGCGGCCGAGTGGCTGCAGATCTGGTCGGACCTGGGCCGGGCGCCCCGGACGATCGATGCGTACGCCCGTGGTCTGGGCGAGTTCCTGCTGGCGTGCGAGCGGGACGGGAACGATCCGGAGAGAGTCAATCGGAGCCATATCGCTGCTTTTGTACGGGAGTTGAGGACCAGGCCAAGTCGCGGCGGATCGAATGTCCTGGCCCTGGACTCGGGGGCGGGTCTGTCCAATGCCACTTTGCAGCAGCGGCTGGTGCCGGTGAGGCTGTTCTTCGACTTCCTGGTCGAGGAAGGGGTGCGCGAGTCGAATCCGGTGGGCCGTGGCCGCTACACACCGGGGCGGGCAGGCGGCACCGGGGTCGCGCGGGGGCTGGTGCCGCGCATGGTCAAGCTGCCGTGGATCCCGGCCGAGGCCGAGTGGCTGCAGGTCCTGGACGTCTTCCGGGCCGAGCCGATCCGCAACCGGCTGATGCTGGCGGTGGCCTACGATGCGGCGCTTCGGCGGGAGGAGCTGTGCTCGCTGCGGACGGACGACATCGATCCGGCCCACCGCATGCTGCGGGTGCGGGCGGAGACCACCAAGACCCGCCAGGAGCGGATGGTGCCCTATTCGGCGTCCACCGGGGTGTTGCTGGGCGAGTACCTGCGCCACCGTGCCACGCTGTCGCGGGCCCGGGGACCGCTGTTCCTCTCGGAGTCGCGCCGCAATGCGGCACAGCCGCTGACCTTGTGGACCTGGTCGAAGGTCGTGCGCCGGATCGCGCTGGACGCCGAGGTGCCGCGCTTTTCCACCCACACCACCCGGCATCTGTGCCTGACGGACCTGGCCCGGATGGGCTGGGAACTGCACGCGATCGCGACCTTCGCCGGACACCGCAGCCCCGAGTCGACCCTGCGCTACATCCATCTGTCCGGCCGTGAACTGTCGGCTCGGCTGAACGCCTCGATGTCGCATCTGCACGCCTGGCGAATCGAGATGCTCACCGGCACGGAGAGGAACGCGAGGTGA
- a CDS encoding site-specific integrase has product MTLPKIGPLAAGPVAADGRPQLFALDRFDQRPGLLDQEAAALAALDLRALRRQRAHGGIPRRTAVHWRALTRLVDPLDQALHALHHDDEVNLRRAGAQAAAVVLANCRAMNRSWWGWTPWDWARLCSTGSTAFRTAQELPTDTATRPFLISLGYLLGGFTDFQHLGHFNRLHLAQLLFGPEAIEAAMGEVAVVADRWGYRSHNRDDGRYRLPGVLAQALLINRSPRLEDLTTEVFARLQAHPATGTRYASGFFALQKILADLGHCHAPVRPGFNHAPTLAGVPEPWSGYLQRWYDTSVLTANVRNNIRTNMAKAGRWLAAEHPEAVDPAHWTRATCADWVAAVDRMAVGDYVQRSDHLHDRLGDPIAPRTKAHILMGTRTFLRDLQEWEWMPRRFDTARALAVPRTIAALIATDPRVIADEIWAKLLWAGLNLQAPDLPGTSAGSYYPLELIRSLALTWLFSGLRSDEISRLRVGCVRWQHEGQPIDGASREVLADQAVCLLDVPVNKTNTAFTKPVDPIVGQAIEAWQALRPAQPKRLDAKTSEHVDLLFSIRAHPVAKNYINRTLIPSLCEKAGVPTADVRGNITSHRARSTIASQLYNAKEPMTLFELQAWLGHRSPVSTQHYAKITPNTLTRAYTEAGYFSRNLRTIEVLVDRDAVASGAAAGGVPWQHYDLGHGYCTYSFFEQCQHRMACARCDFYTPKDSTQAQLLEAKANLQRMLVSIPLTDDERAAVDDGQAALDALLDRLAETPTPAGPSPLELNRPTASRLLPIIEVRQGTQR; this is encoded by the coding sequence GTGACCCTGCCGAAGATCGGCCCGCTTGCCGCCGGCCCGGTCGCCGCAGACGGCCGGCCGCAGTTGTTCGCCCTGGACCGTTTCGACCAGCGCCCGGGGCTGCTGGACCAGGAGGCTGCCGCCCTGGCAGCGCTGGACCTGCGGGCCCTGCGTCGTCAGCGGGCCCACGGCGGCATCCCGCGACGGACCGCTGTGCACTGGAGAGCACTGACCCGCCTGGTCGACCCCCTCGACCAGGCCCTTCACGCCCTGCACCACGACGATGAGGTCAATCTTCGCCGGGCCGGGGCACAGGCTGCGGCCGTCGTCTTGGCCAACTGCCGTGCAATGAACCGCTCGTGGTGGGGCTGGACACCCTGGGACTGGGCACGGTTGTGCTCCACCGGCAGCACCGCGTTCCGCACAGCACAGGAACTCCCGACAGACACTGCGACCCGCCCGTTCCTGATCTCCCTGGGCTATCTCCTCGGCGGCTTCACCGATTTCCAGCACCTGGGCCACTTCAACCGGCTCCACCTGGCCCAGCTCCTCTTCGGCCCCGAAGCCATCGAGGCGGCGATGGGCGAGGTCGCCGTGGTCGCGGACCGCTGGGGATACCGCAGCCACAATCGTGACGACGGCCGCTACCGGCTGCCCGGGGTCCTGGCCCAGGCCCTGCTGATCAACCGCAGCCCTCGCCTGGAGGACCTGACCACCGAGGTGTTCGCCCGCCTGCAGGCGCACCCGGCCACCGGCACCCGGTATGCGTCCGGGTTCTTTGCCCTGCAGAAGATCCTGGCCGACCTGGGGCACTGCCATGCCCCCGTCCGCCCCGGCTTCAACCACGCCCCGACCCTGGCCGGGGTCCCCGAGCCGTGGTCGGGCTATCTGCAGCGTTGGTACGACACCTCCGTCCTGACCGCGAACGTCCGCAACAACATCCGCACGAACATGGCCAAGGCCGGCCGCTGGCTGGCCGCCGAGCATCCCGAGGCCGTCGATCCGGCCCACTGGACCCGGGCGACCTGCGCGGACTGGGTCGCCGCGGTCGACAGGATGGCCGTCGGCGACTACGTCCAGCGCAGTGACCACCTCCACGACCGCCTCGGCGATCCGATCGCCCCGCGCACCAAGGCCCACATCCTCATGGGCACCCGCACATTCCTGCGTGACCTGCAGGAATGGGAATGGATGCCCCGCCGGTTCGACACCGCCCGGGCACTGGCGGTGCCCCGCACCATCGCCGCGCTGATCGCCACCGATCCCCGCGTCATCGCCGACGAGATCTGGGCCAAGCTGTTGTGGGCCGGGCTCAACCTCCAGGCCCCGGACCTGCCGGGCACCTCCGCCGGCAGCTACTACCCCCTCGAATTGATCCGCTCGCTCGCACTGACCTGGCTGTTCTCCGGTCTGAGGAGCGATGAGATCTCCCGGTTGCGGGTCGGCTGCGTCCGCTGGCAGCACGAGGGACAGCCCATCGACGGTGCCTCCCGCGAGGTCCTGGCCGACCAGGCCGTCTGCCTGCTCGACGTCCCGGTCAACAAGACCAACACCGCTTTCACCAAGCCCGTCGACCCGATCGTCGGCCAGGCCATCGAAGCCTGGCAGGCCCTGCGGCCCGCCCAGCCGAAGCGCCTCGATGCCAAGACCAGCGAACACGTCGACCTGCTCTTCTCCATCCGAGCCCACCCGGTCGCGAAGAACTACATCAACCGCACCCTGATCCCCTCGCTCTGCGAGAAGGCCGGAGTGCCCACCGCCGACGTCCGCGGCAACATCACCAGCCACCGGGCCCGATCCACCATCGCCAGCCAGCTCTACAACGCCAAGGAGCCGATGACCCTCTTCGAGCTGCAGGCATGGCTCGGCCACCGCAGCCCGGTCAGCACCCAGCACTACGCGAAGATCACCCCGAACACGCTGACCAGGGCCTACACCGAAGCCGGGTACTTCTCCCGCAACCTGCGGACCATCGAGGTCCTGGTCGACCGCGACGCCGTCGCCTCCGGCGCCGCCGCGGGCGGGGTGCCCTGGCAGCACTACGACCTCGGCCACGGCTACTGCACCTACAGCTTCTTCGAGCAGTGCCAGCACCGCATGGCCTGCGCACGCTGTGACTTCTACACCCCCAAGGACTCCACCCAGGCCCAACTCCTGGAAGCCAAGGCCAACCTGCAGCGGATGCTCGTCTCTATCCCGCTGACCGACGACGAACGCGCCGCCGTCGACGACGGACAGGCCGCTCTGGACGCACTCCTCGACCGCCTCGCCGAGACCCCTACCCCCGCCGGCCCCAGCCCTCTCGAGCTGAACCGACCGACCGCCTCCCGACTGCTACCCATCATCGAAGTCCGACAAGGCACCCAACGATGA